DNA sequence from the Coregonus clupeaformis isolate EN_2021a chromosome 30, ASM2061545v1, whole genome shotgun sequence genome:
ccacatctatgaAGACAattaaaggtgttaaccctccacatctatcaagaccactaaaggagttaaccctccacatctatgaAGACAattaaaggagttaaccctccacatctatcaagacaacaaAAGGAGtcaaccctccacatctatcaagacaactaaaggagtcaaccctccacatctatcaagacaactaaaggagtcaaccctccacatctatatatcaagacaactaaaaaggtgttaaccctccgcatcaaGACAAATAAAGGTGTTAAccccacatctatcaagacaactaaaggagttaaccctccacatctatcaagacaactaaaggagttaaccctccacatctatcaagacaattAAATGAGTTAACCCTCTGCATCTATTAAGACAACAAAAGGTGTTAACCCGCCACATCTaacaagacaactaaaggagtcaACCCTCCGCATCAAGACAAATAAAGGTGTTAAccccacatctatcaagacaactaaaggtgttaaccctccacatctatcaagacaactaaaggtgttaaccctcaacatctatcaagacaactaaaggagttaaccctccgcatcaagacaactaaaggtgttaacccgcCACATCTaacaagacaactaaaggagttaaccctcaacatctatcaagacaactaaatgagttaaccctccacatctatcaagacaactaaaggtgttaaccctccacatcaagacaactaaaggtgttaaccctcaacatctatcaagacaactaaaggagttaaccctccgcAACAAGACAaataaaggtgttaaccctcaatatctatcaagacaactaaaggtgttaaccctccacatcaaGACAaataaaggtgttaaccctcaatatctatcaagacaactaaaggtgttaaccctccacatcaagacaactaaaggtgttaaccctcaacatctatcaagacaactaaaggagtcaaccctccacatctatcaagacaactcaaggagttaaccctccacatctatcaagacaactggagcactggacCAGACACTCTTAAATAGctcctgggccagcacaggtgaaacaccttcccactaacgagatcgGAACCAgtacaggtgtaacacatactgactaacgacgTGACACCAATCATTGCGCTCTACGTGCTAACGACCTATACGTGCTAAAGTacaacctcaaaacataaatggaaaaacaaAAGCCTGTAAcaatagagaaatatatacataCAAGGGCCATtttgttaactatttagcagtcttatggcttggggatagaagctgttcaggagcctgttggtgtcagacttgatgcatcgGTACCACTTGGCGTGCGAAAGTAGAGAGAagagtctatggcttgggtggctggagtctttaacgattttccgggccttcctcttacaccgcctggtatagaggtcctggatggcagggagctcggtcccAGTGGTGTCTTGGGCTGTCTGCACGACCCTCTTTTAGCGCCATGAGATCGAGGGCAGTtctgttgccataccaggcggtgatgcagccagtcaagatgctctcagtggtacagctgtagaaccttttgaggatttgagggcccatgccaaaccttttcaacctctTGAGCGGAAGAGGCGCTGTCACGACTGTGCGCGTGTGGACAccgaagaacttgaagctctcgacccgctccactgcagccctgtcgatgtggatgggggcgttctCGTCccccccgtttcctgtagtccccaatcagctccttggtcttattgacgtcgagggagaggttgttgttccgcccccacactgccaggtcacctgacctcctccctgtaggctgtctcatcgtcgcctgtgatcaggcttaccaccgTCACGTTGTCAGAaaacttgatggtgttggagtcgtgcatggccatgtcgtcgtgggtgaacagggagtacaggaggggactaagcacacacacccctgtgggtCCCCCATGacgagggtcagcgtggcggaggtgatgttgcctaccctcatcacctggggtcggcccgtcaggaagtccaggatccagttgcagatggaggtgttcattcccagggtcctaagcatggtgacgagcttggaggggacaatggtgttgaatgctgagctgtagtcattgaacagcattatcacataggtgttcctcttgtccaggtgggagagggcaatgtggaatgcaattgagattgcgtcgtctATGATTCTGCTGGGGCaaaatgcaaattggagtgggtctagggtgtctgggatgatggagttgatgtgtgccataaccagactttcaaagcacttcatgattacagaagtgagtgctgcagggcggtagtcattgtggcatgaagccttacaGTTCTTAGGAACAGGGATGATGGTGGTCGtcttaaaacatgtggggattacagactgggacagggagaggttgaaaattaccGTGAATacgcctgccagctgttctgcacatgctctgagaacACGCCCTGGAATACCGTCAGGCCCCGCGGCCTAGTGGGTGTTGACCTGACTAAAGACCTTAGTCACGTCGACCTCGGAGAtcgagatcacccagtcctctgggtcAGTGGCGGCCCTCATTACCCAGCACGATGTTGTTATTGGTTGTTATGGTATCTTGTGCaagagccatgtttcagaaaagctAAGAATATTACAGTTTCGTAATCCCGTTGGTAGCAAATCTGCGatcggaggtcatccatcttatcATCAAGTGACTGTACAACAGCATTGAGTGAGGAGGTGGCCGGCTATCCCTTAGCCTTAATCTCTCCAGgatccccccccctctcttgcCTCTGTAACGTCGGCGTTTCCTCTTGGGTAGCCCGAAAATTGGGTCGGAATTACAGAAAGTGCCCAGTGCAGATGAGTCGAAGTTGAAGCTGAAATTGAGGTAAGTAACTGCtgatctgatgttcaaaagttattgtcgGTTGTAAGAAATGATCGCGGATACATTTAGTGAAAATACAGTAAAAATAAACTGCAAAAtaatcacaaaatagcaaagttgggtcggAGCTTGCAAAATGGCGGCCATCTAGTAAGGATGCAAGCTTCaccaaaaaaaaatgaaattgttaaaacatttctagcctgtcttaTCTATGGGTCGGTAACAGGGTTAACAGGGTTTTCCACCacaaaaacaccagaaaatggccaaaaagagtagaacgaGATCGCCTGATTTCAATGTTCAATATTTCtttagaaaaaaaatatttaaaaaatgaataGTGTCACCCTATtaaaaacgagagttcagttcacgtaacagggttgaccttaaaatgagggacagacgtaaatgaatcactaaatcacatgaaataaataataatcttcagaaatgactttgtcaaagcaacaaaataactagggctttacaatgatggtgaaacttgggagaaatgttggggttaaaaGTGGGTTCAAATCTTCAGAGAAGTCAAAGAGgatgcacagagggacatgtcaaaatgctgaattgtGGCACTtcagcaagtctttattcatgtggtctatattaaagggcacttcatttaatataacaggcttttaaaattcaatattgacGCAAAAGGCACTTTTGGTGGAAGCACCCAGGTACTCTACCTCAGCCAATAGACCCAGGTACCTCAGCCAACAGGACCAGGTCATCTACCTCAGCCAACAGGACCAGGTTCCATACCTCAGCCAACAGGACCAGGTACCATACCTCAGCCAACAGGACCAGGTACCATACCTCAGCCAACAGGACCAGGTACCATACCTCAGCCAACAGGACCAGGTACCATACCTCAGCCAACAGGACCAGGTACCATACCTCAGCCAACAGGACCAGGTTCCATACCTCAGCCAACAGGACCAGGTTCCATACCTCAGCCAACAGGACCAGGTACCATACCTCAGCCAACAGGACCAGGTACCATACCTCAGCCAACAGGACCAGGTACCATACCTCAGCCAACAGGACCAGGTTCCATACCTCAGCCAACAGGACCAGGTCATCTACCTCAGCCAACAGAACCAGGTACCATACCTCAGCCAACAGGACCAGGTTCCATACCTCAGCCAACAGGACCAGGTTCCATACCTCAGCCAACAGGAccaggtactgtgtgtgtgtgtattcagtacCTCAGCCAGCAGGATGACCCTCTTGCCGTCGGGCCAGATCACATGGTCCACCTGAGAACGCACCCTTTCCCAGGTGAGCTCCGGGCTCCGCAGGCTGGCCTAgcagggagagagaccagaccCAGCGGTTAGTGACAGAGCAGCagaacacccacccacccacgtaAAAGTAACTCACCACATCAATCTCAGTATTGGAATGTCCCATGTTGCAGACTATACATCCGTTCTTCATCCGGTCCAGCTGCTCTCTGGTCACCACGTTCTTATTGCCTGAGTGacatcacaacaacaacaacaacacagtcagtcCTCCTTGTTCATCTGAGCTCTGATTGAAAAGTCATCGCTAAGTCATCggtaatacacagagagagacagagagagagagagagacagagagagagagagagagagagagagagagaatacttaaTGTAATCTGTTATGAAGTGAGTCACCAACTGGTTTGATAAAGATACTGAGTGGTTTAAACAGGTGACCACTAGCTTGACGTCTGGTGGATAAAAGCTGAGTCATAAACATGGACATCTGCTGGGTTATTTCAATTTGAAGATAGGTTTTATTCTATTTCACTGATAATCATAAAACTGTCTGCTTTCCGGACCACTGTGGTTCTGCTCGCCCCTCTAGGCCGAGTTACTGTAAAGCCCTTTGTGACAACTGATGATGTGAAAATGACTTTaggaatatatatacagtggggagaacaagtatttgatacactgccgattttgcaggttttcccacttacaaagcatttagaggtctgtaattattatcagaggtacacttcaactgtgagagacggaatctaaaacaaaaatccagaaaatcatattgtatgatttttaagtaattaatttgcattttattgcatgacataagtatttgatacatcagaaaagcagaacttaatatatggtacagaaacctttgtttgcaattacagagatcatacgtttcctgtaggtcttgaccaggtttgcacagactgcagcagggattttggcccactcctccatacagaccttctccagatccttcaggtttcggggctgtcgctgggcaatatggactttcagctccctccaaaaatgttctattgggttcaggtctggagactggctaggccactccaggatcttgagatgcttcttacggagccactccttagttgccctggctgtgtgtttcgggtcgttgtcatgctggaagacccagccatgacccatcttcaatgctcttaccgagggaaggaggttgttggccaagatctcgtgatacatggccccatctatcctcccctcaatacggtgcagtcgtcctgtcccctttgcagaaaagcatccccaaagaatgatgtttccaccttcatgcttcacggttgggatggtgttcttggggttgtactcatccttcttcttcctccaaacacggcgagtggagtttagaccaaaaagctctatttttgtctcatcagtccacatgaccttctcccattcctcctctggatcatccagatggtcattggcaaacttcagacgggcctggacatgcgctggcttgagcagggggaccttgcgtgcgctgcaggattttaatccatgacggcgtagtatgttactaatgcttttctttgagactgtggtcccagctctcttcaggtcattgaccaggtcctgccgtgtagttctgggctgatccctcaccttcctcatgatcattgatgccccacgaggtgagatcttgcatggagccacagaccgagggtgattgaccgtcatcttgaacttcttccattttctaataattgcgccttctcaccaagctgcttgcctattgtcctgtagcccatcccagccttgtgcaggtctacaattgtatccctgatgtccttacacagctctctggtcttggccattgtggagaggttggagcctgtttgattaagtgtgtggacaggtgtcttttatacaggtaacgagttcaaacaggtgcagttaatacaggtaatgagtggagaacaggagggcttcttaaagaaaaactaacaggtctgtgagagccggaattcttactggttggtaggtgatcaaatacttatgtcatgcaataaaatgcaaattaattacttaaaaatcatacaatgtgattttctggatttttgttttagattctgtctctcacagttgaagtgtacctatgataaaaattacagacctctacatgctttgtaagtaggaaaacctgcaaaatcggcagtgtatcaaatacttgttctccccactgtatgtatgtatgtatatatatatatatatatatatatatatatatatatatatatatatatatatatatatatatataattgattgattggtttgTAGTTTACCTGTGCAGGTTATCACAATATCCATCTGCCGAATGACTTCATTCAGCTTGACCACCCTGAACCCATCCATGCTATCGTGTAGAAGAAAAATAATTCCAAAAACATTCCCAATAATGACACCCCTATtgaattgtaaaaaaatataattttaaGAAGAGTAAAATGTTGCCCCAGGGGTTTCTTACCAGCCCTGCAGGGCACAGATGGGGTCTATCTCTGTGATGCAGACGATGGCTCCCATGGCCTTCAGAGCAGAACAGCAACCCTTCCCCACCTCTCCATAACCGCACACCACCACCTGTTTCCCCCCAAACATCACATCAGTGGTCCTCTTCAAACTGCAACAAGAAGGGAAATACATTATTTAGATTAGAAGGTTgtctattatttttatttttattttttttcacctttatttaaccaggtaagccaggtATGACAACTATCACAAACTAAACACAAACTCTAAAACCACTCTGTGATCTGCTTGGGGACATAGTTGTGATTCCATGAAGTAAGATATTTCATATCAGTGTTATTATTCTATTACTAGAAAAAAAAGGTCAAAGAAAGAACAGTTGTTAATGTTCCTTTATTATATTCTACATGACAACTCCTCCTCACCCGTCCAGGATGGACTCTCTGCAGCAGTAGAGGTTGTCAAACTTCTGCTTGGTAACAGAGTCGTTCACGTTCATGGCCGGGACACACAGCTTGCCTGCCTTGGACAGCTGGTACAGCCTGAGGGTAAAGGATTGGAAAGAAGAAAGACCTTTAGGTGAGCCACAGACCAACGGAGGATAAACTGGACCAACGACAACGGAGGATAAACTTGGACCAATGACAACGGAGGATAAACTTGGACCAATGACAACGGAGGATAAACTTGGACCAATGACAACGGAGGATAAACTTGGACCAATGACAACGGAGGATAAACTTGGACCAATGACAACGGAGGAGAAACTGGACCAATGACAATGGAGGAGAAACTGGACCAATGACAAAAAgttccaaaatgtctctccttgCTGTGGATGTATGTGACCAATGTTTTGGGAAGGCTCTTTCTCACCTGTGGACCCCAGTGACACTCTCCTCCACGATGCCCTGAGCCTTCTTGAACACGCTGGGGTACTTCTTATAAACCCAGTGGGTCAGATCCCCTCCGTCATCCAGGATCTAACAACGACAGCACAATGGTAATAGATTAGATGGTGGCGTCAACAATCACCTTCCACAGTGGGGGTGGGGCATCACTGCATGATCAATGTCAAGCAGACCTCGGGGTGAATGTGTGTGCATTTCCAATATCTGAAATACCTGAGGTGTGCATGATTTTGCTTGCCCAGTATGGAGTTTTCAGTATTGGGACTATTCCAAATGGTTAAATTGTGCCTGGCAAGTTAAATCAAGCACGTCTCAAGTGCATACAtataataaatatttgacccaggtctgacGTCAAGTCTATTATTGAATGGTTTAGTATTTTAGGTACCATGTTGGCCTGCCAGCCTTCTTTGTTGACACAGCGGTCGATGCACCACCAAAAGTCATCCTCTGACTCGCCCTTCCACGCAAACACAGGCACACCtgtaggggagagtagagagagagagaggaagagagagaggatgagagagaggaagagagagagagacaaagagagaaagacagaaagcgacagagacagaaagagacagaaagcgagagagacagaaagagacagaaagcgagagagacagaacgcgagagagacagaaagagagagacagagagagagagagagagagagagagagagagagagagagagagagagagagaggagtccaCTATGTGATGTGTGTTCTCACCAGTCTCTGCCAGGGCAGCAGCCACCTCGTTCTGAGTAGAGTAGATGTTACAGGCTGTCCAACGACACTGAGCTCCAAGAGCTACCAGGGTCTCTATCAGAACCTgggggcaacacacacacacacacacacacacacgataagcTCTTACATTGAGGTAAATGTAAACCATCAACAATAACACAAAAATCTATCTATCAAGCTGTACTCTGACATGTCTGGAGCAAAGTGCTTTAAGCCAAACTGTTCCTCGTCACTGAATGTCTGATTCATTTGACAGTCAGGAAAGCCAAAGACAGTATGATTGTATACTGGAGGAGACCACCATCTTCGCCCCCAGCTAGAGGCTTctcatatactgtaggtctatggaTCTAAGATGGTGTATGGTGGAGGAGAGAGCAAGATAACCTACTGCAGTCTGAGCTGTGATGTGGGTGCAGCCCACCATCTTCGCCCCCAGCTAGAGGCTTctcatatactgtaggtctatggaTCTAAGATGGTGTATGGTGGAGGAGAGAGCAAGATAACCTACTGCAGTCTGAGCTGTGATGTGGGTGCAGCCCACTATCTTCGCCCCAGCTAGAGGCTTCTCCGCCTGGGCTCTCTTCCTCAGGGAGATCAGGGCCGACATATCTgtggggagatggagggaagagagggggagggagggagagggggagggagggagggagggaggaagagagggggagggagggagagggggagggagggagggagggaagagaggggggagggagggagggagggagggggagggagggagggagggagggagggaagagagggggagggaagagagggggagggagggaggggagggaagagaggggagggaagagagggggagggaagagagggggagggaagagagggggagggagggagggggagggaagagagggggagggaagagagggggagggaagagagggagatatagagggatagaggtgaGAGGTTAAGGATTTGGGAGAGCAAAACAGTGAAACAGAGACGAGGATAGGATAGGAGAAGCAGGAATAAATATGAAAGAGGCTAGGGAAGGTAATGACAGATGGAGCACAATTCATGTAAAACCACAGGCAGCGAAGCACTTCCTCATCACCTAGGTCTGCACAGCCTGAGAGAGATACTGTC
Encoded proteins:
- the LOC121546136 gene encoding S-adenosylhomocysteine hydrolase-like protein 1, with the translated sequence MTDAVVDGKLEAVKQATKYVKETENVAEKYSAMTVSKNSDMNMNVGELQSAAFTAVPTLKSIKKIQFANAEDKQEFQKYPTKAGRRSLSRSISQSSTDSYSSAASYSDSSDDETTPRDKAQTNSKGSSDFCVKNVKQAEFGRREIEIAEQDMSALISLRKRAQAEKPLAGAKIVGCTHITAQTAVLIETLVALGAQCRWTACNIYSTQNEVAAALAETGVPVFAWKGESEDDFWWCIDRCVNKEGWQANMILDDGGDLTHWVYKKYPSVFKKAQGIVEESVTGVHRLYQLSKAGKLCVPAMNVNDSVTKQKFDNLYCCRESILDGLKRTTDVMFGGKQVVVCGYGEVGKGCCSALKAMGAIVCITEIDPICALQGCMDGFRVVKLNEVIRQMDIVITCTGNKNVVTREQLDRMKNGCIVCNMGHSNTEIDVASLRSPELTWERVRSQVDHVIWPDGKRVILLAEGRLLNLSCSTVPTFVLSITATTQALALIELFNAPEGRYKQDVYLLPKKMDEYVASLHMPNFDAHLTELSDEQAKYMGLNKNGPFKPNYYRY